CCGGGGATGCCCCTCCCTCCGCCCGCCGATGTCAATTAGATATGCGCCTACACTACGGTGGGCAGGCATTCACCTGCAGGAATGCGCTAAACTTAGTTAGGGGACTCCGTTACCGGGTTCTGGCGCCGTACTCCAAACAAAGTTATATGGGCATATTCTTTTCAGGTAATTGAGAAAGCGCATCGTAGGCAATCCGCGCCGCTTCCTGTTCTGCAGTTTTCTTGTTCTTTCCCATCCCGGGTCCAAAGGTCTTATCGTCCACCGTTACCTCTATCCAGAAAAACCGGTCGTGCTCCGGTCCGCTGCGTTTTAAGAGGCGGTAGGCGGGGTATTTGCGGTACAAATGCTGGGATAGTTCCTGAAGCAGGGACTTGTAGTCCCGGTGATGGCGGTTATCCAAAACCCGCTTGATTTCCGGGCCTATGCGGCTGCTGACAAAGGTATGGGCCGCCTTGTACCCCGAATCCAGGTATAGGGCGCCGATCAGGGCTTCCATGGCGTCCGCCAGGATAGCGTTTTTAGTACGGCCCCCGGAAAGCTCCTCACCCCGGCCCAGGATCAACAGGCTGTCGATTTGCAGCTCCCGGGCAATACCGGAAAGGATATCCTCGGAAACCACCACGGACTTGATCTTCGCAAGGTCCCCCTCAGGCTTGTCGGTGAGCCCCTGGTACAGCAGGGTGGCGGTTACAGCCCCCAGGATGGCGTCCCCTAGGAATTCGAGCCGTTCGTTGTTGTACCGCAGTCCCGATTCATTGGCCACCGACCGATGCACGAAAGAAAGGTTCAGAAGCTCTAGGCTCCTGAACCTTATACCGGCGGTCTTAGCAAACGCCGCCAACTCTTTCTTTCTTTCGGGACTCAGTACCGGATTATTTTTGGGATTTGATATAATCGTAGGCATCCCGAACGGTTTCAAATTCGTTGGCCTTCTCATCGGGGATGGAAATACCCATCTCTTCTTCGATAGCATAAACCAATTCGTAGGTATCCAGGCTGTCGGCGCCCAGATCCTGGCGGAAAGAAGCATCCAGGCTTATCTTCCCCTCGTCAATCTCCAGCTTATCCGCTATCAACTTTTTGATCTTCTCAAATAATTCATCCATGCTCTTTGTATCCTCCAAATTTCTACAATTAAAACGCGCTTTCCAGGACCTGGAAGTCCGCGTTAAACTTTCGCATCCGGAATAATTACCTGTTTGCCCCGGTAGAATCCGCATTTAGGGCATACCCGATGGAGCAGGACCCGGTTACCACAGGTACTGCACTCGATTAAGGTGGGACTGGTAATTTTCATATTGATTGATTGCCGGCGACGGGTCCGGGCTTTTGACGTATTCGCTCTAGGTACAGCCATTTTAAAAACCTCACTTAAAAATGTTAACTATCCGGGACATTATATCAAATAATGTCAAGTTTTGACAAGTCCTACTCCTGGGAAATAACGCTCGAGACATCGAGGCGGGTGGATCGGAAAAAGCGGCAATATAGGCGATTTAACCATCACCTTTGTAACTTCCCATGAACCCCGTGAACTCAAGCGGTATCTACAGAAGCTGTATCACTACAGATTGACGGAAAAATGGGCCGGGATTACACTAATTGAGGGTGATATGATGCCCAAACGGTCGAGGTGGGAAACCAAGGGAAAGGCCGGAAAGAAGAGCAGATCGCAGAAGCCTAAACCAGACTGCTACCCCGGCAAATGCATTCGGCAGGGGTGGTAATTAATTGGTTTAACGGGAACCATAATGGTATGAGTGGAAAAAGAAATAAAAAGCAGGGGCCGTATTCGGTGGTGGTGGTTGAGGACCAGGAAATTATGCGGCGGGGCTTGGTGGGGGTGCTGTCGGAAAAGTGGCTTGTGGTAGGGCAGGCGGCGAATTTAACCGAGGCCCGGAAGGTTTTTGATGAACTGGCGGAACCGCCGGATTTGGCGCTCCTGGATATGGCGCTGGCGGACCAGGAATGGGGACTGGATTTACTGCCATACCTCTCGGAACGGTTTAAGCAGCATTCAAAGGTTCCGGCAACCTTGGTGTACTCCATCTATACGGATTATGCCCATGTCAGGAACGCCTTGAGCATGGGGGTTAAGGGGTATGTGTCCAAGGCGAAGGGGCTGCAGGAACTGGAGGCGGCCATGTCGGCGGTGCTGGGGGGACAGGTGTGGGTGGACCAGGAATTGATTTCCAAGCTGGCGATAGTACCGGATTTAATAATGGGACTGACGAAACGGGAACAGGAAGTGTACACCCTGGCCCACAAGGGGTGGGGGACTGTGCGGATTGCGGGGGAAATGGGGCTTGTGGAACGGAGTGTGGAGAATTATTTATACCGGATATATGAAAAGCTCGGGGTTAAGAACCGGCGGGAGCTGGAGGAGTTATAGGGTTCGGTTTTGGATTTTTTTTATTGTTCAGGAATGGGACGGCTAAAAGGGATACGGCGTAGCCGCCGAAAATGACGATGAACCGATCCACAATATTTATGGGGATGCGGGAAAGGATGTTGGCTTCCAAGAGGGGGGTACCGTACCGCAGGAGGCTCATCTTAAAGGTGTCCTCCGGGGAGAAATATCCCTTCGTTGCGGGATTTGCCAGTAAATCTATGATGCCTCCGGAAACACTGATTGCGACACAGGCGACTAAGAACAGTTTTAGAAGGAAGACAGCTTTGGTGATGATCCCGTAGGGGTACTTTTCGCCGGGGATGTCCATGTCGGTGTGGGTTTTGAGGTAACGACGGTTGAAAAGCCAGACGATTATTACTTCGGCGATGGAGCAGAGGACAAACAGATAGGTCCACACTTTTTCGTACATTCTTTCATATCTGAGCCATTTGGCAAGACTGGTCAGGATAGCGGTGGCAATGCCCGGCAGGGGGCCGGCGGCAAAGGTGAGGGCCACCGTAAAGAGGGTGTCTAAAAACAGGGGCAGATGGAGAACCGTTTCTACCAGGGTGTTCAGCAAAAAATTACCCGCTGCGGCAAACAGACAGAGGATTACAATTTTTCCGATCCGCAGGGGGTTTAGTTTCATAGCTGATGGCGATTATACCGGGAAAACTGCGGTTTAGTCAAATGATAATAGTAAATTAACATGGCGGAGGACCTCCATGAGGATAGGCTGGGGTGTATGTTTGATGCTTTTTGTTTTCGCTCCCCTCCATGGGGGCAGTG
The genomic region above belongs to Treponema primitia ZAS-1 and contains:
- the rpmF gene encoding 50S ribosomal protein L32, coding for MAVPRANTSKARTRRRQSINMKITSPTLIECSTCGNRVLLHRVCPKCGFYRGKQVIIPDAKV
- the acpP gene encoding acyl carrier protein, coding for MDELFEKIKKLIADKLEIDEGKISLDASFRQDLGADSLDTYELVYAIEEEMGISIPDEKANEFETVRDAYDYIKSQK
- the rnc gene encoding ribonuclease III is translated as MAAFAKTAGIRFRSLELLNLSFVHRSVANESGLRYNNERLEFLGDAILGAVTATLLYQGLTDKPEGDLAKIKSVVVSEDILSGIARELQIDSLLILGRGEELSGGRTKNAILADAMEALIGALYLDSGYKAAHTFVSSRIGPEIKRVLDNRHHRDYKSLLQELSQHLYRKYPAYRLLKRSGPEHDRFFWIEVTVDDKTFGPGMGKNKKTAEQEAARIAYDALSQLPEKNMPI
- a CDS encoding response regulator; amino-acid sequence: MSGKRNKKQGPYSVVVVEDQEIMRRGLVGVLSEKWLVVGQAANLTEARKVFDELAEPPDLALLDMALADQEWGLDLLPYLSERFKQHSKVPATLVYSIYTDYAHVRNALSMGVKGYVSKAKGLQELEAAMSAVLGGQVWVDQELISKLAIVPDLIMGLTKREQEVYTLAHKGWGTVRIAGEMGLVERSVENYLYRIYEKLGVKNRRELEEL